TCTCAGACCGATAATGATAACTTAGCAAAATGGGTCCGAcccaataatatataaatataactcaATGTACAAAATGACATCCATAATGCTACAGGCTATGGCGAGAGGTAAGTTACTAGCATACAATTTAACCAGTGGTAAAAAATAATCCTTGAGCCAGAATACTTTCATTTATATGACTTAAAACAACATACCATAAGACAATGAGGCCTTTGAAGGTTTTATGGAGaccaataattaatttttttggatCATAGTCGCACTGTTATTTGTATGCATGATATGTAGCTTGCATTAAACTCTAATTTTTAGGATTGTTCTGAATGTTTCATAGAAATGCAGGCTTGAGCACAGGCAGCAGGTTTACACTGTTGTATCATGGGAATGAACTAGAGCCTCACATGACGGATGAATACTTTTACCAAGTGCAttctgcttacacacacacacacacacacacactgtcaaccAGGGTGGCTTTTATGACTGAAGGCATTAACAGCAACTCACAAACAATCATACATAAGAGAATGCATCTTGCACATGTAGTTCAGTTGGCAGTGATAGCACATACAGTCAGCATTCAGCTGCTCTAGCAGCTGATAGACGTGAAATTGAGTTGTACTGTTGTAAACTGGATATACAGTGGAGAAGGAAAAGCGTGAGAAATAGTCTGAGCATTGTTTTTTAGCTTCGCCTCGGCTCCAGTCTGAAGGACAGCTGGGATAAGGTTCTCTGATTGTCAATCACATTCAATTGACGCACATAATTCCTCACTTCCTGTGGGTTCTTGCTAGCTGGAGACACCTCAGCATCTGATGGAGGTGGGAACAGTGTTAAAACAACCAGTGCTTCAGTACACTGTGTGGAATATTTTAAACTACAATGTTGGACTTGACCCTTTACAAATCAATCTGTTGTGATTAAAGCTGCTATTTTTGCtctttaaaaattatttgaatggactgcgtataaaaaaaaaatgacatagcACTGAATACTAAATAacccttttttattttctagATGACACCAATTGCAGAAAACAGTGAAAACTGTGTCCATGCATGACATATCTAATGCTGTATAACTACCTTTTAATCAAATCGTTGACTTTTTATTTATGTTATCAGTAATGTTCATTAGGAGCTCTAGGTTACATTTCATAGGTGTTTATTGCATTAGAGTAATGGGTGTTACCCTGATGacgttttatttttgtgtgtatgcATCATCTACTGTATATGACCATTGGTTATGTTTATGGACAAACCAATCACGTTGAACTCTTGTTCATCACATGGTTTTTTTAGTGCACCTGTTTTATTATGGTATTTATTTTTGGTATAAAACTTTATATCAATTAATGAAATATACAGTTAGAATTTGTAAAATATACAGGTACCAGTATAACATTTTTGCCCAGAaacacagaattaaaattttactgtaaattttatgggattttatttacaatattgttaaacatacatttagacatttttataattgttgtgATTTAATGCCCGTTCATGCTCTTTTACCTCTAGACACGGCCAGTTATGTTTTCTTAAATATCTAACCTCAGATTGTTATGAATATGATATGACTGAACTCTGggatgtagcttttttttttaaccaagcaGCACAAACGGGCAGATCATGAGAAATGAATTAGGGCTGTAAAGAATTGGAGTGTAGATGACTCACTGAACAGCTGGCTCCTGCAGTGCCTCACCGCTCGGATTGTGTTGGCGATCAGCCGCTGAGGAGAGAATgaagtgtaaatatatatgttCTAGTTAGTAAAATAATGGTGCAGATAAGTCACAGATTCATTGTTCAGTGTTGTTATTGAaatacagctgaaaaaaaaaaaaaaaaaatatatatatatatatatatatatatatatatatatatatatatatataaaatgcatttaagatGTAGTAACAttactaaatctgaaataaaaatatatagaaatatacaaatataaaaaaaattaactaatgacataagcaaatgaaaactgaaagtatcaaaatgaaagtaaatttaaaatattattaaatactataatagtatttactacaacaacaacaacaacactgcacAGATAACAGTAAGATACTCACCATCTTCTCAAAGTTCACCAGTCCATCAATAAAAGTTTTATTCCCCTCATGAGTGAATGTCATGTCTGAAATAGAAGAAATATTGCATGCTGTAGAAAAGAAATTTGTGACAGCAAGTACTTCATATCAAGAATATTGGGGCTAGGCCCCGCCCACACCTTTAATGAGGAGGGGCATAAAGGGAATGATTGGCGGCTCCATCTTAGCCACAGTGAGGCGGTATGCACGGTGATTCCTGGATGGATCCTGACAGAAACACATAAACCAACAAGCAATTAGCTTCAATCACAAACTAAGAACTTTTAAGAAAGAGAGTTAGAAGAGCTTGAAATAGACTCACTAGTAAACTCTCAAACTCAGTGTAGAACTTCTTGAATTTACTAGgcagtttctaaaaaaaaaggaaaaaaatatacacgtgtctatattattaatatatgcatattcatttaatctatttaaaaaaaaaaaaaaaaaaaaaaaaaaaaacgcaatgaCTTGAAAAAAGCTTTTGTATGGTTTACGTTAAACCCATTTAAGTCCAAATTGTCTTGATAATATGAAAATATGGCACATGTTTTAAAACAGACTTTTGTGATATGTCACTGACCTCCCATGTCTGGCTGAGTCTGCTGACGGCTGGGTTGCACATGCCCATAATAATGGCGAAGAAAGAGTTTAGATTCTTAAACTCTCTACAGCTGAGGGAATGAGATGCACAGCACACATATAAAAAATGCTAATCAGTTCAATATAACACACAGTGCATTGAATCCAGTGCATATTTCATTATGAGTTCTGGTGAATTTAtatgtggttttattaacaaagttcgggaggagcacgatcagataatcatccaatttggcacaggtgcatctcgtttagctaaccatcttaactagcacacaagcgtatatatatccagtcttcctacctccatccctcctccaccccaactcctcacttctaatctatttatcccaaattagggatagggggagttatttgggttcgggctatgctctGGGCCCGGACCCATCCCCAgtacagcacgccaaaatatgccctctattcgccttcagattagatgtaagggtgaactcgtgaaatgtgtGTGCTGAAGAACTCACTGGGCGGCAATCTTGATGAACTTCTTGAGTAGCTGTACCCGTTTACTGAGCGTCCCACACAGACAGACCTCTGTGACCACCCACAGCTGCACCTGATTAAAGCGCTTCAGAAACAGCTCCAGATTTGCTGTAGAGCGTCTGTACGCCTGCCGTCCAAACGTATGATAGACCAGCtcatactgcacacacacacacacacacacagtcaaactgCACATTTTGTGGGTTAAAAatgtcagttgtgtgtgtgtatcactgtATGTGCATCTTTACCTCATGTACACAGCTGAAAAGCTCCCAGTCATATTGGGTCATCTGGAAGGCCAGATCTTTAGAGCTCATCAGTTCAAAACTGGACATAGAGCCAGTGGAGGGACCTTCCTGCTCTGCAAGCGGattctacacacacatacacagtcatTACCAAATAGACACAAATACAAACCCCAAAACTATTTACATATCCagtcaacaaaaatatttttacacttctgaataattaagatgttttagaaaggtcttttatgctcaccaagactacaTTCACAAGAAAAATATTGGGTGAAAATTTGCTCACCCTCTTTGGCCATCCAAGTTGTAGAAGAGTATTCTTCTTCATCAGGatattttatgaagaagaaaCTTATCAAGAAATGTAGCCTtagatcacttgctcaccaatggttcctctgtagtgaatgggtgccgtcagaatgagagtccaaacatctgataaaaacgtcacaataatccacacgtaattcacaccactccagtccatcagttcatgTCTTGAGAAATgagaagctgtgtgtttataggaaacaaatccatcattaacttTAAACCACAGCTTCTTGCAAAAATTTGTCTCATCTGAATCGTGAGAGAAataaaatatgcacagataaagcaCTGTTTACGAGCAAAAACTGTCCAGGTggattttatgttgttttgtgtaagtgttattatggacagtttaaagtttaaaatggcCTTGATAAATTTGttacagctttttgcttcacaagacattaattgatggactggagtggtgtggataacttgtggatcattctgatgtttttatatgttgtttggactctctttctgacggcacccattcactgaagaagaaccattagtgagcaagtgatgtattgctacatttctccaaatctgttctgatgaagaaacaaagtaatctacatcttggatagcctgaagTTAAGTAaagttttcagcaaatgttcatttttggatgaactattcctttaagtgtctGAATATTTCACAATTGGTCTCACCAGTGAATCAAGCTGTTCTCTGGAGCAGACAAACAATCGGCCGTTCACTCCTAGCGACTGGAACACTGATACATCATTGGGCTTTAAAATCTGCTTCTCTGCACAGAATTAAAGCCTAGAATTAGCCAGAACACAAATCACATTTTGAACACCTTTTCAGCTGTACAATCAACACCtaatacattttatgatatattttatGCACTACATTTCCTATCATTAATATTTAGACTACGGATTTACAGTCATGCTAATACTTCTGAAAGGTTTAGTTTGAAATTGATCTGGATGTGGATtatataatacagagagtgccTCAATACAGAATGTTGCTAGAGCAACAAAAGGGCTGAATATCTATGtcttgtgtgtatttgtttgtcaCATCTCCAAGAGCAACTAATTTTTCATCATGAATTAATGTGTATGTGGATCACCTCCAGATGCGCTGAGGTTTATCAAAAGCAGCTCTTGAGTGGATCCTAGTTTATCTGCAACAGCTGCGGTCACTTCTCTCCCCGTGGCCAGCACAGGAACACGAACAGTGGTGTAAGTGTGATCGCTGCAGTACACCTTCAGGAGAACTAGACACACATAGAAAGATAAAGAAGAGAGAGGACATTtgattgactgactgactgattgtCTGATTGTATGATGAATGCTTAGTCATTCCAAAAATTAaactgattttatatattttatatcccAACCACAGGGAATGTTCTCAGAAATTTGGCTAACACTCTGTAACGAATCTCAAAGATATGAAGAAACATTCTTACAGTTACATCAACAGAATGTTCAATCATAGTGAttcatttttttcaaaacattagcAGAAAAAGATTATTTATACATCGTTCATGGAATATTTTATCTTGAAAATTTTTAGATggatgtaaaaaatgttttttttttatgttactacttcagagaacattcaaaagtaacattcccataatgataaaaatgataaaggaCAAAACAGTAGTTTCCCTTAACCCTTAATAgaaaatttttaaacatttaaaaacctgGATGTTTTGAATGTTACGAGAATATCAAGAATTACGATATTCATAACTTCATGGAAACATTAgaaaaacattcttagaacatattttatAGTTAGCTGGGATTGTCTTAATGTCTGAGACTACTTGCagacatgctttaaaaaaaaaaataaaaaaacatttttccttGAAATtgtcagaagaaaaaaataaatattaaaataataaaaataaaagttttgaatTTAGAAATTAACATGCATGTCTGAATAccttatttattagtatttagtatttggtccccattttttttttttttaaattaacagcaGTACTTGActtctttgtttacatttttcattttttacccTAAATTCTTAACGTTTCACATACGTGTACTCACTGTCATCAAAGCTCCTTATTGGCTGCTTTTTTGCAAGCCTCTCCTCTCCAGAGCTGAACTGTCGCAGGAGGACTttatgctgagaaaaaaaaatgcataagaaCATggcaaaatatatatgtatatttttttaaacaagccaATATAGAACATATATAAAGTAGATCTGAAACCATTACCTTTTTTTGAGAGGTTCGTGCATCATCTGGACTGAGACCACAAAAGGAACAGACACAGGTGGACATCAGTAACATTAACCAGGCAGATTATGCTAATAGTAACAGCCCAAAAAACATACTACTGTTTCAAGATCCTCTCCAGCTCAGGCAGTAGCTCCTTCAGTGGACGCAAAACTCTTGCATCATTAGATATGTACCCGTGCAGCTCCTGAATGCACACGAAACACATTCAGCATGCATAATAGTCAGTTTGGTTTCATGCACTCATTTAACTATCAAATCTCCATGCAGAATGGTGGGAAGTGATTCTATGCCagcatgtgtatgtttgtgtatgctTCTAACCTCCAGAAAGCTGAGCGCAGTGTCATCCTCCAACAGATGGTGGCCCTGCAGGGTAGCCCATCGCAGAGCCAAGCTGAACACCCGTCTCTTGCTGGCAACAGAGTAGTCTAGACGCTCCTGCTCTGAGCCCTGAGAGGCCTGAGAGTGGTAGGTACACACACGCTAAGGAACATATGCATACTTATGAAAACAGCATGGTGTtcttacagacagacagacagacagacagacagacagagagacagacagacagacagacagacagacagatagatagatagatagatagatagatagatagatagatagatagatagatagatagatagatagatagatagatagatagattgattgattgattgattgaagttGATTGATTCCACTAGAAGGATATTGGGCCAGAAAGGCAGGGCACAGCTGGCTGATGGGCATGAAGACACAGTGCATAAGCACAAAATCATCCAGAGCTGGGTCTGTgggtgaaattattattatttttttttaattagtaaaaaaaaaaattataataatgtatttaaaaaattacatttgcttAGAATTTACTCTTAGGTTTCTTCATCAGTACAAATTTTAAGAAATGtatcattccatcacttgctcaccaatggatcctctgcagtgaatgggtgccgtcagaatgagagtccaaatagattaataaaacatcacaatgatccacaccactccagtccatcaaataaGATCTTGTAATGTacaaatctgtgtgtttgtatgaaaaatccattaaaaagacatttttaacCTCAAACAGCCCTCTATCCATTATATTGCTTTTTCCAGTGATAAAAAGTAATCTCgtctaaatcaggagagaaatactgtatgcacagatcaagcaccgtaaaaatgctgtaatgatggattcatttataaaaacacacatctttttcacttcacaagacattaattgattgaCTGAAGTGGTgaggattatttgtggattactgtagagtttttatcagctgtttggacttattctgatggcacccattcactgaagaggatcctATGGTGTGCAACTTATGTAATACTAAATTTCGCCAAAATCTGGGATGGCCCGAGTGAATTCttgacaaatttttattttggggtgaactgttccttcgATAGGAAGTTTTaggttattaatttaattttgcgaTGAATGAGATGGTACAGTACCTGGGTCAGAGAAATGAATGTCCAGTCGCATCGTCTCCAGCAGGTGCTCCAGAATCTTCTCTGGGCTGCCTGACATCACAGTGTATCTGTTCAGCAAACCCAGACATAGCAAATGTAATTTGTGTAAATAAATGCATGGATGAATTCATTTATGGTTACTGGATCAAGACTGATGGATGTGATCATATACTTGAAGTGGGCTGGGATGTTTCCATGGCTGGAGGGCCGGAGACTCTTCTGTAGTACCAGAACATCCTGGTCATGCTCTTTTAGACGCACAGTGTTTGCTTCAACATcctacatacacaaacaaacacaaaccatAATACATGCAATGATTTCATTTTGACACTATAGGTTCATAGATTGACTAACTACTCATTCTCCTGGTGCTTGTACGTCTTAACGATAACTGATAGATGTCTGTGTACCCTGAGTATACGGTTGAAGTCCTCTTTGTCCACTCTCAGGAAGTGGCAGTTGTCCTCTCTGAGTACGATGGAAGCAGCGCGGGGGGCATCGTTCACCAAGGCCAGTTTGCCAAAATCATCTCCTTCATGCAGTGTGCACACCACACCCTAAACACACACAGGACTCAGTCTGAAATCAtctaaatgtgtaaataaatgaaaatgtatgccATTTCACATTAACATGAATAAACAGAATTCATGTAAGTTGACATTACCTTGCCATAGATAACAACATTTACTGATCCCTTCTGGATAATATACCAAGAAGTGCCTTCCTCCCCTTGATTAAACACTGAAATATAGAaagcaaacacacagagaacatgACTGAGCCAACCTATGAGtgtttacactactgttcaaaagtttggaggcAGCGAGTGCCAGAAAAATGAagataattaaatatgttttatttattaattaaataaattaaataattaaataattgtaataaaaaaaaaatgtattctatatTTTCGTAACAGGGTCCTAAGACCCAAGTACAGTGGTTGAAACTAGCATAGACAAACATagccactcaaaagtttgggatcagttaatagaaaataaagaaaataatactttttttcagtaagtacgcattaaattgaacaaaagtgacattaataccatttataatgttacaaaatatgtatcatgttttccacaaaatattaagcagcagacaTACTTTCAGTAACAAAAGCTTTCtaaagcagaaaatcagcatattagaatgatttctgaaggatcatgtgacactgaagactggagtaatgtttgctggaaattcagcttcttcatcagaggaataaattacattttaaaatatataaaaatagaaaacggttattttaaattgtaataatattttgcaatattaactGGTTTtcctgttatttatatatgtatatatatatatatatatatatatatatatatatatatatatacacaggtgcatctcgaTAAATTTGAATGCCGTGGAaaagtttattataatattatttatttcagtaattcaactcaaattgtgaaatgtgtattaaataaatgtaatgcacacagactgtCTTTGGTACTTCTAATTGTGGTGATTTTAAATAGttaatagtttaaataataaatagttaaatacaGCTTCGGATGGCACAAATGAGTTTTGGTgcgcttttaaaaaaaaaatcttactgaaaccAACATTTTGAACGATAGTGTATCTATGATTATATATCTTTCAGCTGTACCAAGCATGTATAATTTAGCTTTTAGAATTTTAAGAGCAGTAGAGAGACACTGAAACTCACAGACAGTGCCTGCTTTGGCATGTGACTCAAAGATGAGGACACTGGCGAGCTCTCTCTTCACCTGCAGAGGACAGCACAGCACAGCTCATGTTAGTCTGCTCAGACCAGTGCTGATGATATCAGGCATTACTGTGGAAATGAGGCACAGAGGACTTACAGTGTTAGACAGATGAGAGAGAGCTTTGATATGCTGCAGCTCATCATAAATAATCTCCAGGTCTTCAGTTGTTCTTTGACCTGGCctataaagaaaaaaaggaaaaagatagACGCATAAAAATAGTTCAGGAGGAgtaaaaacagacaataacagaATTGTATATGAACGCATTGCTTAAGAAGTATACAGTAACCAGCACTTTGTCCTGATCGAACCAAATGGacattttatatgaataaatactgcGGGGAGCGCTGTTGGCCACTCACGGTTTCCTGAGAATCATTCGCATGTGTGCGTCAGGGCCGATCTGGGAAAGAAAGAGCAGGGTCTCTTGAAGCTCTTCCTCAGCTTCACGTTTGTCATCGTCGCTAGGCAACACCGCATCTTCCTCCTCATCAGCAAGGAAGCGGTAAAAGAGGTACTTATCTTGGAAGTTGAGCTCATGGTCAACTGTCAAATTAACAAAAAGAAAGAACAGACATAAAATACAATGTGTTCTGGTGCATGAATCTGTTCATAAGCTCTAattaaagtcattaaaaaaaatatcaagctATTACTGGGTTTAAGTAGCCGAATcatttctttaaaggggtcatatgatgcaatttaacatttttctttctctttggagtgttacaaactcttggtgcataaagaagatctgtaaagttgcaaagactagtcacaaatccaaagagatattctttatcaaagttaagacttgtccacacccccttaaaatgcctcgtttaaacacgcccccacgtctacttcactatgtgggaagatttgcataacaccgctcAGATGTTTACTCAAAGAAATAAggaataacttttattctcgctgtagtattgctGCTGCCTTCGCCATGtcatggagacgctgtgtgtttcgttgtgaaagcgcctgactcacagcctgtaagtacattttttatattttaaaatttgccactgatgattcaaacgcaaatTTTGAGCTTAGTTTAGAGCTTGTTGTCTCTCCAATCACAAAtggagacatggttttatgtcACAGTATGATACGCAacgcaatgcataaaaacacagtatatgTCATTATAATTCAGTAATTATGTTTCCATTGGATGCAAGAAATGCctggtttgtaatgggttttgttGGTTTTGTCTGGTGTTGCCGGgagacagcatcacagtatgataaggtgcataacatttccgtcacacacttgagatattcagccaatcacaacacactggacagctggccaatcagcatacacttcGCTTTTCAagatgatgagctttgtaaaaatcaatgcatttcagaaaaggggggcatagaggagcaacaataatgtacatcatgtgaaaaaataatgtgttttttgaaccttaaaccacataaacacattgcattacaccaaatacacaacataatgttcttttctaGCAGCGTCAAATGACCTCTTTAATGCAGTATAGATCTGTGACAGCTGAATAAGTGCGATTGAGATGAATGGAAACACTAGATATCTTTCTCCAGGTTTTAAAGACCTTATTTCAAATACATGATGGAAAGTGGTTTTTAGGTCAGTGTAAAAAACCTAATTGATAACTTCGTATCATTAACGAAAACTAAAATGAGTGAAAAATATGTTCAgttattgaaataaagctaaaataaaatctaatctaaataatacatacaaaattaaaCTCGAAAAACCTAAATAAGAATTAAATATTGCATTGGCAACTGACTGAACAAAGTCTAAGTTGATGTACTAAAGCtagtcaaattaaataaaaaataattgaagctaaaaaaaaaaactaataaaaatgacaaaagcacataacaaaatgactaaacttgaaaactacacacacaaaaaaagataattataaaaatatatattatatatataccggtatatgaaaatataaaaattaaagataATTCAAAATACTCATAATACTAtaacagtatttaaataatactaaaccAACACaggttaaaataatataataaatctcAGAAAgaatcagtgaaaaaaaaaagaagaaatatctacaatacttaaaataaattaaatacacaaacCAGTGTagtgaacttaaaaaaaacaatcaatatgATCATTTAAGTGTCATAAAATAAATCTAAGTAATATAATTTCCAATTTAAGTAGTGTAATTTGAGATGTGAAAAGGTACTGCATAGCAGGAATGACCCGTCTGTTAAGCTGGCTGTCACTACAGCAAACGGGAAAGATGTACCGTGATTCAGGACCCCTTCCTCCAGCAGCACCTGCCACATTCCCAGAGCGTGAGCCCGACTGTGAACACACGAGCTCTGCTGAAGCAGCCAGTCGACCAGCTCAGTGCCCACACAACACtgtctgtaaacacacacacacacacacacacacacacacacacacagatcacgcTCAACACATGCACTGTACTTTTTTCTACATATATTAGACATGACCAAATTGAATAAACCATGCATAAGTTGTGCCATATGACATTTTGCAtaggcaacacacacacacacacacacacacacacacacacacacacacacacacacacacacacacacacctgtaggtTTTCAGATGATATTTTCTATCTCTGATCATGTGGGGAGCTCTGGCCAGTATAGCATTACGTAAGACTTTTTCTGCCCTTAAAATCTTCTCTGATGGGACCTGAATCAAAATCcgggacagagagagaggaagttAAGAGTGAGGCACAGAAAAACATTCCTGCACAGCCTATTTTCTGATCTGCAAGCAGAACATTCAATGGCCTGCACTCAATTTGCTAGTGTAAATGGCATCTGTTCGCAGATGGTgttttaaattcaattaattatacataattagCATAAATCTGTCTAAAAGTGGTGCCTGCGGTCTTGAATTATGTGCATGGTAATGGGAATTACTGTCAAATTAATCACCAAAAACTGTTTTTGAGTCACTTTAAATAATTagtcaaaaattaaataattaaaatattgatttatgaACACTGATATTGATTTTTGAACACTGCAAGTCCAAAGTACAGAGGTTGcaacaaattcaaataaatataattcatatatatatatacacatacatttttttttataaattatgttcttttaaactttctattcatcaaataattcaaataaaaatgtaaaaataaaactattgagcagcacaactgtttttaacattgatcaccattgataataataagaaacatttcttgagcagcaaattagcacattataataatttctgaaggatcatgtgacactgaagactggagtaatgatgctgaaaattaagcttggCAATCACAAAAAAAcgccaaacatttaaaaatatattataatagaaaacaggtatttgtataaattgtaataaaaataatttttactgttttactgaacTTTTATTATATCTATACAACGCATTAAACTGTGATGAATGGAGACATGATGCAACTTTCACTATATGAGGTGTAAGTAAATAGATATTAAATCAATCATACCTTATTCAGGTGTTTTGACATAAAATTGAGAGGGTCACTGTTGAGGTTCTCTTTGTCCGGCATTCCTGCATCAAACAGAAAATTGCTGAGAAATAATGACTGATGTGTtatgtgagtgtgtatgtttACGAGTGATACTCACTATCATTTGTAGCCCCGCTGTCCATCACTCCATACGGCGGGGCGAGAAGCCCAGCCATGCACTGCCTGTATTTCTGCAAGACACAGAAtaacacaatgaaaatgtgttttaagacCTCAAAACCTCAGACGAGTCATTTTCAAAAAGGTGAACTGCCTTCACATCATTAAAGTGAAAGCTCTGTAGTAAGAACATTGAACTCCACCAATCAGATCAAAGCCTTTTGTGGCTTGGCAACGATCACTATGA
This is a stretch of genomic DNA from Carassius carassius chromosome 10, fCarCar2.1, whole genome shotgun sequence. It encodes these proteins:
- the LOC132152166 gene encoding rap guanine nucleotide exchange factor 4-like — its product is MVAMHASAHSMASSEWIICLDKRPAERSGEDVDIILARMKGVKAFEKFHPNLLQQICMCGFYEFLEKGITLYRQGDIGTSWYAVLSGSLDVKVSETANHQDAVTICTLGVGTAFGESILDNTPRHATIVSRENSELLRIEQREFKTLWEKYRQCMAGLLAPPYGVMDSGATNDRMPDKENLNSDPLNFMSKHLNKVPSEKILRAEKVLRNAILARAPHMIRDRKYHLKTYRQCCVGTELVDWLLQQSSCVHSRAHALGMWQVLLEEGVLNHVDHELNFQDKYLFYRFLADEEEDAVLPSDDDKREAEEELQETLLFLSQIGPDAHMRMILRKPPGQRTTEDLEIIYDELQHIKALSHLSNTVKRELASVLIFESHAKAGTVLFNQGEEGTSWYIIQKGSVNVVIYGKGVVCTLHEGDDFGKLALVNDAPRAASIVLREDNCHFLRVDKEDFNRILRDVEANTVRLKEHDQDVLVLQKSLRPSSHGNIPAHFKYTVMSGSPEKILEHLLETMRLDIHFSDPDPALDDFVLMHCVFMPISQLCPAFLAHYHSQASQGSEQERLDYSVASKRRVFSLALRWATLQGHHLLEDDTALSFLEELHGYISNDARVLRPLKELLPELERILKQYPDDARTSQKKHKVLLRQFSSGEERLAKKQPIRSFDDILLKVYCSDHTYTTVRVPVLATGREVTAAVADKLGSTQELLLINLSASGEKQILKPNDVSVFQSLGVNGRLFVCSREQLDSLNPLAEQEGPSTGSMSSFELMSSKDLAFQMTQYDWELFSCVHEYELVYHTFGRQAYRRSTANLELFLKRFNQVQLWVVTEVCLCGTLSKRVQLLKKFIKIAAHCREFKNLNSFFAIIMGMCNPAVSRLSQTWEKLPSKFKKFYTEFESLLDPSRNHRAYRLTVAKMEPPIIPFMPLLIKDMTFTHEGNKTFIDGLVNFEKMRLIANTIRAVRHCRSQLFNAEVSPASKNPQEVRNYVRQLNVIDNQRTLSQLSFRLEPRRS